The Neovison vison isolate M4711 chromosome 5, ASM_NN_V1, whole genome shotgun sequence genome includes a region encoding these proteins:
- the FZD2 gene encoding frizzled-2 produces the protein MRPRSALPRLLLPLLLLPAAGPAQFHGEKGISIPDHGFCQPISIPLCTDIAYNQTIMPNLLGHTNQEDAGLEVHQFYPLVKVQCSPELRFFLCSMYAPVCTVLEQAIPPCRSICERARQGCEALMNKFGFQWPERLRCEHFPRHGAEQICVGQNHSEDGTPALLTTAPPPGLQPGAGGTPGGPGGGGGSPPRYATLEHPFHCPRVLKVPSYLSYKFLGERDCAAPCEPARPDGSMFFSQEETRFARLWILTWSVLCCASTFFTVTTYLVDMQRFRYPERPIIFLSGCYTMVSVAYIAGFVLQERVVCNERFSEDGYRTVVQGTKKEGCTILFMMLYFFSMASSIWWVILSLTWFLAAGMKWGHEAIEANSQYFHLAAWAVPAVKTITILAMGQIDGDLLSGVCFVGLNSLDPLRGFVLAPLFVYLFIGTSFLLAGFVSLFRIRTIMKHDGTKTEKLERLMVRIGVFSVLYTVPATIVIACYFYEQAFREHWERSWVSQHCKSLAIPCPAHYTPRMSPDFTVYMIKYLMTLIVGITSGFWIWSGKTLHSWRKFYTRLTNSRHGETTV, from the coding sequence ATGCGGCCCCGCAGCGCCCTGCCCCgcctgctgctgccgctgctgctgctgccggcCGCTGGGCCGGCCCAGTTCCACGGGGAGAAGGGCATCTCCATCCCAGACCACGGCTTCTGCCAACCCATCTCCATCCCGTTGTGCACGGACATCGCCTACAACCAGACCATCATGCCCAACCTTCTGGGCCACACGAACCAGGAGGACGCGGGCCTGGAGGTGCACCAATTCTACCCGTTGGTGAAGGTGCAGTGCTCCCCCGAACTGCGCTTCTTCTTGTGCTCCATGTACGCGCCCGTGTGCACCGTGCTGGAGCAGGCCATCCCGCCGTGCCGCTCCATCTGCGAGCGCGCGCGCCAGGGCTGCGAGGCGCTCATGAACAAGTTCGGCTTCCAGTGGCCCGAGCGCCTGCGCTGCGAGCACTTTCCGCGCCACGGCGCCGAGCAGATCTGCGTGGGCCAGAACCACTCCGAGGACGGCACGCCGGCGCTGCTCACCACCGCGCCTCCGCCGGGCCTGCAGCCGGGGGCCGGGGGCACCCCGGGCggcccgggcggcggcggcggctctcCCCCGCGCTACGCCACGCTGGAACACCCGTTCCACTGCCCGCGCGTTCTCAAGGTGCCGTCCTATCTCAGCTACAAGTTCCTGGGCGAGCGCGACTGCGCGGCGCCTTGCGAGCCCGCGCGGCCCGACGGCTCCATGTTCTTCTCGCAGGAGGAGACGCGCTTTGCGCGCCTCTGGATCCTCACCTGGTCCGTGCTGTGCTGCGCCTCCACCTTCTTCACCGTCACCACCTACCTGGTGGACATGCAGCGTTTCCGATACCCGGAGCGGCCCATCATCTTTCTGTCGGGCTGCTACACTATGGTTTCGGTGGCCTACATCGCGGGCTTCGTGCTCCAGGAGCGCGTCGTGTGCAACGAGCGCTTTTCCGAGGACGGCTACCGCACGGTCGTGCAGGGCACCAAGAAGGAGGGCTGCACCATTCTCTTCATGATGCTCTACTTCTTCAGCATGGCCAGTTCCATCTGGTGGGTCATCCTCTCGCTCACTTGGTTCCTGGCGGCGGGCATGAAGTGGGGCCACGAGGCCATCGAGGCCAACTCGCAGTACTTCCACCTGGCCGCGTGGGCCGTGCCGGCGGTCAAGACCATCACGATCCTGGCCATGGGCCAGATTGACGGCGACCTGCTGAGCGGCGTGTGCTTCGTGGGCCTCAATAGCCTGGACCCGCTGCGGGGCTTCGTGCTGGCGCCGCTCTTCGTGTACCTGTTCATCGGCACGTCCTTCCTCCTGGCCGGCTTCGTGTCCCTTTTTCGCATCCGCACCATCATGAAGCACGACGGCACCAAGACGGAGAAGCTGGAGCGGCTGATGGTGCGCATCGGCGTCTTCTCGGTGCTCTACACCGTGCCCGCCACCATCGTCATCGCCTGCTACTTCTACGAGCAGGCCTTTCGGGAGCACTGGGAGCGCTCGTGGGTGAGCCAGCACTGCAAGAGCCTGGCCATCCCGTGCCCGGCGCACTACACGCCGCGCATGTCGCCCGACTTCACCGTCTACATGATCAAATACCTCATGACGCTCATCGTGGGCATCACGTCGGGCTTTTGGATCTGGTCCGGCAAGACGTTGCACTCGTGGAGAAAGTTCTACACCCGGCTCACCAACAGCCGGCACGGCGAGACCACCGTGTGA